In Antechinus flavipes isolate AdamAnt ecotype Samford, QLD, Australia chromosome 6, AdamAnt_v2, whole genome shotgun sequence, the sequence ATAGACACTGCTGTGAGATGGGAAGCACAGGTGGAGAAGGCTTTCTGGCGGCCTTCAGCAGAATGGATCTTCAAGATGGCGATGAAGATTAGCAAGTAAGAAGTAAAGATGACAAGAATAGTGAAAAAAGCATTGAATGACCCTAAGATGAAGATTACTAATTCAATTATGTGAATATCAGAACAAGAGAGAACTAGGAGAGGAGGAATATCACAGAAAAAGTGATGGATCACATTGGATCTACAAAAGGAAAGGCTAAATGTGTTTCCTGTGATTACGGAGGAGGCCAGAAAACCATAGATAGAAGCACCACTGGCCAGAAAGGCACATATTCTTGAAGTCATGGTAGTGGTGTAATGTAGAGGCTTACATACAGCTGCATGGCGATCATAGGCCATGGAGGCTAACAGGTAACTTTCAGTAGTAACAAAGGCTCCAAAAAAGAACAGCTGTGCTGCACATCCATTATAGGAGATGACCTTCCTCCCGGTGAGAAGCCCAGCCATCACCTTGGGAGTAATAGTTGAAGAGTAGCCAAAATCTACCAGAGAGAGGTTACTGAGGAAAAAGTACATGGGAGTGTGGAGGTGGGAATCCCAGGAGATTAGAGCTACTATGCCCAGGTTCCCTGTCAGGGTGATGAGGTAAATGA encodes:
- the LOC127540001 gene encoding olfactory receptor 5B2-like, producing the protein MTSMENRSEVNEFILTGLTDVPELQVPLFIIFTFIYLITLTGNLGIVALISWDSHLHTPMYFFLSNLSLVDFGYSSTITPKVMAGLLTGRKVISYNGCAAQLFFFGAFVTTESYLLASMAYDRHAAVCKPLHYTTTMTSRICAFLASGASIYGFLASSVITGNTFSLSFCRSNVIHHFFCDIPPLLVLSCSDIHIIELVIFILGSFNAFFTILVIFTSYLLIFIAILKIHSAEGRQKAFSTCASHLTAVSIFYGTIIFMYLQPSSSHSMDSDKVWSVFYTMVIPMLNPLVYSLRNKEIKNAFRKAVRGQRFQLDHLFT